A region of Paenimyroides aestuarii DNA encodes the following proteins:
- the cas1 gene encoding type II CRISPR-associated endonuclease Cas1 has protein sequence MLKRTIYIGNPAYLKLKDHQLQIVDPDSKELKGSVPIEDMGFLVLDHPQITLSHPVILLLQQHNVAIISCDESHLPLGLMLPISGHVEHSDRLKHQINCSEPLRKQLWKQTVEAKIFQQKEVLRKRNIEHDSLLKYMNEVKSGDSTNMEGIAAQYYWKQLFDDFTRERKGDAPNNFLNFGYAVLRSMVARALVSSGLHPTIGIFHRNKYNAYCLADDVMEPYRPYVDALVVDWMQQPQATHVLDKEAKAYLLQLATKDVIINGLQRPLMTALSITTSSLCKCFMGESRVIHYPMM, from the coding sequence ATGCTCAAACGAACCATTTACATAGGCAATCCGGCGTATTTAAAACTGAAAGACCACCAGTTGCAAATTGTTGATCCCGATAGCAAAGAACTAAAAGGGTCGGTGCCAATAGAAGACATGGGGTTTTTAGTGTTAGATCATCCGCAAATCACCCTGTCGCACCCTGTGATATTGTTGCTGCAACAACACAACGTAGCCATTATTAGTTGCGATGAAAGTCATTTGCCGTTGGGTTTAATGCTTCCGATAAGCGGACACGTAGAACATTCGGATCGTTTAAAACATCAAATCAATTGTTCGGAACCTTTACGAAAACAGTTGTGGAAACAAACCGTTGAAGCAAAAATTTTTCAGCAAAAAGAAGTGTTGCGCAAACGGAACATAGAACATGATTCGTTACTAAAATACATGAACGAAGTAAAGTCGGGCGACAGCACCAATATGGAAGGCATTGCCGCACAATACTATTGGAAACAATTGTTTGATGATTTTACCAGAGAACGCAAAGGCGACGCTCCCAACAATTTTTTAAATTTTGGATATGCGGTTTTGCGCAGTATGGTGGCTCGGGCATTGGTTTCTAGTGGCTTGCATCCAACCATTGGTATTTTTCACAGAAATAAATACAATGCTTATTGCTTGGCAGATGATGTGATGGAACCTTATCGACCGTATGTAGATGCATTGGTAGTTGATTGGATGCAACAACCACAGGCTACACATGTGTTAGACAAAGAAGCAAAAGCCTATTTGTTGCAATTAGCAACAAAAGATGTAATAATAAATGGATTGCAACGCCCTTTAATGACTGCCTTAAGCATCACTACCAGTTCGCTTTGTAAATGTTTTATGGGAGAAAGCCGTGTGATTCACTATCCAATGATGTAA
- the cas2 gene encoding CRISPR-associated endonuclease Cas2, translating into MSFSRYNAYRIMWVLVFFDLPTETKKQRSVATKFRKSLLDDGFNMFQFSIYLRHCPSKENAEVHIKRVKKSLPAEGKVGILCITDKQFGQMELFFSKKETDLPAMPQQLELF; encoded by the coding sequence ATGAGTTTTAGTAGATACAATGCATACCGAATTATGTGGGTTTTAGTTTTTTTTGATTTGCCAACCGAAACAAAAAAGCAACGCAGTGTTGCAACAAAATTTCGAAAATCGTTGCTTGACGACGGATTCAATATGTTTCAATTTTCGATTTATTTGCGGCATTGTCCCAGTAAAGAAAATGCAGAAGTACACATAAAACGCGTGAAAAAAAGTTTACCGGCAGAAGGAAAAGTGGGAATTTTATGCATTACCGACAAGCAATTTGGACAAATGGAGCTCTTTTTTTCAAAAAAAGAAACCGATTTGCCTGCAATGCCCCAACAATTGGAATTGTTCTAA
- a CDS encoding HIRAN domain-containing protein, with amino-acid sequence MKRSDFLKSLGLGFGGIILPQTSFFETKKVKIYDNYIRGLQFYKFTEISKAIKEGDEVFLKRDTENLHDSFAIEVYFQHVKLGYIAAYENIVLANMLDQHIHLAAKVSKLDLKSSFKQIAIMVFADLVVPTDKLIVMMNQELRADDTIDLYRNNL; translated from the coding sequence ATGAAACGTTCTGATTTTTTAAAATCCCTCGGATTAGGATTTGGAGGGATTATTTTACCACAAACTTCTTTTTTTGAAACCAAAAAAGTGAAGATTTATGATAATTACATAAGAGGCTTGCAATTTTATAAGTTTACAGAGATCAGCAAAGCAATAAAAGAAGGCGATGAGGTTTTTCTTAAAAGAGATACCGAAAACCTGCATGATTCTTTTGCAATTGAAGTTTATTTTCAGCATGTTAAACTCGGATATATAGCCGCGTATGAAAACATTGTTTTGGCTAATATGCTGGATCAACATATTCATTTAGCCGCAAAAGTCAGTAAGCTTGATTTAAAATCATCTTTTAAGCAAATTGCAATCATGGTTTTTGCAGATTTAGTGGTGCCTACTGACAAGTTGATTGTGATGATGAATCAAGAATTAAGAGCAGATGACACCATTGATTTATACAGAAATAATTTGTAA
- the cas9 gene encoding type II CRISPR RNA-guided endonuclease Cas9 (Cas9, originally named Csn1, is the large, multifunctional signature protein of type II CRISPR/Cas systems. It is well known even to general audiences because its RNA-guided endonuclease activity has made it a popular tool for custom editing of eukaryotic genomes.) — MKKNVLGLDLGTNSIGWALIKQDFENKQGEILGMGSRIIPMSQDILGDFGKGNSVSQTAERTKYRSVRRLRERFLLRRERLHRVLNVLNFLPEHYTSQIDFEKRFGKFKSETEPKLAWKNIDGQFSFLFQNSFNEMLEDFKAAGQDLKIPYDWTIYYLRKKALSKKIEKEELAWILLNFNQKRGYYQLRGEDFEEEKDKTFVRLKVDRIVDSGENVKGKILYDVYFENGWKYDKQIVKTEDWIDRTKEFIVSESILKSGETKRTFKAVDSEKDWIAIKTKTEQEIDQSHKTVGNYIYEALLGNPKQKIKGKLVRTIERKFYKEELKQILEKQKEFHQELQNDDMYNDCIRELYRNNEAHQLTLSKKDFVHLLMDDLIFYQRPLRSQKSSISNCTLEFREYKKYKLDEKGNKVKDENGKFLYEKDENGEDKKFKEFLKAIPKSNPYYQEFRLWQWMYNLNIYRKDDEANVTKEFLNTTENFENLFEFLNNRKEVDQKALLKHFKLNDKTHRWNFVEDKIYPCNKTRWSILNCIQKGHSINLSKENEIKIWHLLYSISTKAEIDEVFKEKINRTQKKKNKNQFEINNIIREIGFNEDEISKLKNVKILESDYGSFSEKAIKKLLPLMRTGKYWSYKNINEHSKDRIQKIITGEFDENIKDKVREKAINLTTESHFQGLQLWLAQYIVYGRHSEASLIGKWNSAEDLEEFLKEFKQHSLRNPIVEQVITETLRVVKDIWLKYGNGAKDFFNEIHIELGREMKLPADDRKKLTNQITENENTNLRIKALLAEMMNDSSVENVRPFSPMQQEILKIYEDGVLNSDIEIEDEILKISKTAQPSSSDLKRYKLWLEQKYKSPYTGQIIPLNKLFTPEYEIEHIIPQSRYFDDSFSNKVICEAAVNKLKDNLIGLEFIKKLGGTIVECGNGKSVTVLKQNEYEDFVKKHYANNRGKRNKLLMEDIPEKMIERQMNDTRYISKYISGVLSNIVRVEDGSDEGVNSKNIVPGNGKITTQLKQDWGLNDVWNDLILPRFERMNQLTNSTDFTAWNENHQKFLPTVPIEFSKGFSKKRIDHRHHALDALVIACATKDHVNLLNNQSAKSDTKRYDLKKKLMKFEKVVYKHPQTGERIERDVPKYFFKPWENFTVDAKNSLEKIIVSFKQNLRVINKATNYYEKYVEKDGAKNKERVEQTGTNWAIRKPMHKDTVSGKVDLPWVKVPKGKILTATRKSLDTSFDLKSIGSITDTGIQKILKNYLEFKGSSELAFSPEGIEDLNKNIEKYNDGKPHQPINKVRVFELGSKFQVGQTGNKKDKYVEAAKGTNLFFAVYEDKNGKRSYETIPLNEVIERQKQGLTAVDLKDAKDFYLSPNDLVYIPSDDELENINNIDFKNLAKEKNERIYKVVSFSGSQIFFIRQEIATSIVNKAEFSTLNKMERAVDGTMIKENCIKLKVDHLGKISIA, encoded by the coding sequence ATGAAGAAAAATGTACTTGGATTAGACTTAGGAACCAACTCTATTGGTTGGGCGTTGATAAAACAAGATTTTGAAAATAAACAAGGAGAAATTCTTGGGATGGGAAGCAGGATCATTCCAATGTCACAGGATATTCTGGGCGATTTTGGAAAAGGAAATTCTGTATCGCAAACTGCAGAACGTACAAAATACAGAAGTGTGCGACGATTACGCGAACGATTTCTTTTAAGAAGAGAAAGACTTCATAGGGTTTTAAATGTTTTGAATTTTCTTCCCGAGCATTATACTTCGCAAATAGATTTTGAAAAACGTTTTGGGAAGTTTAAATCTGAAACCGAGCCAAAATTGGCTTGGAAAAACATTGACGGACAGTTTTCATTCCTTTTCCAAAACTCTTTTAATGAAATGCTTGAAGATTTTAAAGCAGCTGGACAAGATTTAAAAATTCCTTACGACTGGACAATTTATTATCTCCGAAAAAAAGCACTTTCCAAAAAAATTGAAAAGGAAGAATTAGCTTGGATTCTTTTAAACTTTAATCAGAAACGTGGATACTATCAATTACGTGGAGAAGATTTTGAAGAAGAAAAAGATAAAACTTTTGTAAGATTAAAAGTTGATAGGATAGTTGATTCAGGAGAAAATGTAAAAGGAAAAATTCTTTACGATGTTTATTTTGAAAATGGATGGAAATATGATAAGCAGATTGTAAAAACTGAAGATTGGATTGATCGTACAAAAGAATTTATTGTAAGTGAATCCATTTTAAAAAGTGGAGAAACTAAACGAACTTTTAAAGCTGTTGATTCTGAAAAAGATTGGATTGCAATAAAAACTAAAACGGAACAAGAAATCGACCAATCTCATAAAACCGTTGGAAACTACATTTACGAAGCACTTCTTGGTAATCCCAAACAAAAAATAAAGGGAAAATTGGTTCGTACCATTGAAAGAAAATTTTATAAAGAAGAACTTAAACAGATTTTAGAAAAGCAAAAGGAGTTTCATCAGGAATTACAAAATGATGATATGTACAATGACTGTATTCGTGAGTTGTACCGAAACAACGAAGCACACCAACTAACTTTGAGTAAAAAAGATTTTGTGCATCTTTTGATGGATGATCTTATCTTTTACCAAAGACCTTTGAGAAGTCAGAAATCGTCTATTTCCAACTGTACTTTGGAATTTAGAGAATATAAAAAATATAAGTTAGATGAGAAAGGAAACAAAGTTAAAGATGAAAATGGAAAATTCCTTTACGAAAAAGATGAAAATGGAGAGGATAAAAAATTTAAAGAGTTCTTAAAAGCCATTCCAAAATCCAATCCTTATTATCAGGAATTTCGTCTTTGGCAATGGATGTATAATCTGAATATTTATCGAAAAGACGATGAAGCAAATGTTACCAAAGAATTTTTAAACACAACAGAAAATTTTGAAAATCTGTTTGAATTTTTAAATAATAGAAAAGAAGTTGACCAAAAAGCATTGCTAAAACATTTTAAACTCAATGATAAGACGCATCGTTGGAATTTTGTAGAAGATAAAATTTACCCTTGTAATAAAACCAGATGGTCAATATTAAACTGCATACAAAAAGGACATTCTATAAATTTAAGTAAAGAAAACGAAATTAAAATTTGGCATCTTTTATATTCAATTAGCACAAAAGCTGAAATTGATGAAGTATTTAAGGAAAAAATTAATAGGACTCAAAAAAAGAAAAATAAAAATCAGTTCGAAATTAATAATATTATTCGAGAAATTGGTTTCAATGAAGATGAAATTAGCAAGCTAAAAAATGTAAAGATTTTGGAATCCGATTACGGTTCATTTTCGGAAAAAGCAATTAAAAAATTGTTGCCTTTGATGCGAACGGGAAAATATTGGAGTTACAAAAATATCAATGAACATTCAAAAGACAGAATTCAGAAAATTATTACAGGAGAATTTGATGAAAATATTAAAGATAAAGTAAGAGAGAAGGCAATAAATCTCACAACTGAAAGTCACTTTCAAGGTTTGCAATTGTGGTTGGCTCAATACATAGTTTACGGACGACATTCGGAAGCTTCGTTAATTGGAAAATGGAATTCAGCAGAGGATTTGGAAGAATTTTTAAAAGAATTTAAACAACATTCACTTCGTAACCCAATCGTAGAACAGGTGATTACAGAAACGCTTCGAGTAGTCAAAGATATTTGGCTAAAATATGGAAACGGAGCAAAAGATTTCTTCAATGAAATTCATATCGAGTTGGGAAGAGAAATGAAACTTCCCGCTGATGATCGAAAAAAACTAACGAACCAAATTACTGAAAACGAAAATACCAATCTTCGTATCAAAGCTCTATTGGCAGAAATGATGAATGATAGTTCGGTAGAAAATGTGCGTCCGTTTTCGCCGATGCAACAAGAGATTTTGAAAATTTATGAAGATGGTGTTTTGAATTCGGACATAGAAATTGAAGACGAAATTCTAAAAATTAGTAAAACCGCTCAACCTTCTTCGTCAGATTTAAAAAGATACAAACTTTGGTTGGAACAGAAATACAAATCGCCTTATACAGGGCAAATTATTCCATTAAATAAACTGTTTACACCAGAATACGAAATTGAACACATTATACCGCAAAGCCGATATTTTGATGATAGTTTTAGCAATAAAGTGATTTGTGAAGCAGCAGTTAATAAATTGAAGGATAATTTGATTGGTTTAGAATTTATTAAAAAACTGGGCGGAACAATTGTAGAATGCGGAAACGGAAAATCGGTAACGGTTTTAAAACAAAATGAATACGAAGATTTTGTCAAAAAACATTACGCCAATAATCGAGGTAAAAGAAACAAACTTTTGATGGAAGATATTCCAGAAAAAATGATTGAAAGGCAAATGAATGATACTCGTTACATCAGTAAATACATTTCGGGTGTTTTGTCAAACATCGTGCGAGTAGAAGACGGTTCAGATGAAGGCGTGAATTCCAAAAACATCGTTCCCGGCAACGGAAAAATCACCACCCAATTAAAACAAGATTGGGGATTGAATGATGTTTGGAATGATTTGATTTTACCACGTTTTGAGAGAATGAATCAACTGACTAATTCCACTGATTTTACCGCTTGGAATGAAAACCATCAAAAGTTTTTGCCAACTGTTCCAATTGAGTTTTCCAAAGGATTTTCAAAGAAAAGGATTGATCATCGTCATCATGCTTTGGATGCTTTGGTGATTGCTTGTGCTACAAAAGATCACGTGAATTTATTGAATAATCAATCAGCAAAATCGGACACGAAACGTTACGATTTGAAAAAGAAACTGATGAAGTTTGAAAAAGTAGTTTATAAACATCCGCAAACAGGCGAAAGAATTGAAAGAGACGTTCCGAAATATTTTTTTAAACCTTGGGAAAACTTCACTGTTGATGCCAAAAATTCTTTAGAAAAAATAATTGTCAGCTTCAAACAAAACCTTCGTGTCATTAACAAAGCTACTAATTACTATGAAAAATATGTAGAGAAAGACGGTGCAAAAAATAAGGAAAGAGTAGAGCAGACCGGAACAAATTGGGCAATTAGAAAACCAATGCATAAAGATACGGTTTCTGGTAAAGTAGATTTACCTTGGGTAAAAGTTCCAAAAGGAAAAATATTAACTGCTACAAGAAAAAGCCTTGATACTTCATTTGATTTAAAATCAATAGGATCTATTACTGATACAGGGATTCAGAAAATTCTTAAAAATTATTTGGAATTTAAAGGCAGTTCGGAACTTGCCTTTTCTCCGGAAGGAATTGAAGATCTGAATAAAAATATTGAGAAGTATAATGATGGAAAACCTCATCAACCGATCAACAAAGTAAGAGTTTTTGAACTGGGAAGTAAATTTCAGGTAGGACAAACCGGAAATAAAAAAGATAAATATGTAGAAGCTGCAAAAGGTACCAATCTATTTTTTGCAGTGTACGAAGATAAAAACGGTAAGAGAAGTTATGAAACCATTCCTTTGAATGAAGTCATCGAAAGACAAAAACAAGGATTGACTGCGGTTGACTTAAAAGATGCGAAAGATTTCTATCTTAGTCCTAATGATTTGGTTTACATTCCTTCTGATGACGAATTGGAAAATATAAATAATATTGACTTCAAAAATTTAGCAAAAGAAAAAAATGAAAGAATTTACAAAGTAGTAAGTTTTTCAGGAAGTCAAATTTTCTTTATAAGGCAAGAAATCGCAACGTCAATTGTTAATAAAGCTGAATTTTCAACTTTAAATAAAATGGAACGAGCGGTTGACGGTACAATGATTAAGGAAAATTGTATAAAATTAAAAGTTGACCATTTAGGAAAGATTTCAATAGCATAA